Proteins from a genomic interval of Poecile atricapillus isolate bPoeAtr1 chromosome 1, bPoeAtr1.hap1, whole genome shotgun sequence:
- the PIDD1 gene encoding p53-induced death domain-containing protein 1: MQKMAELLGLRDECREGTSGTALVGSCLADNRLNLDVYPDGCHRFLQLFKKQQGEVVQVEFLRLSSNDCLLDTTLGSLPHLKHLKSLVLKGGHARDEFGSYQRGSLTNLPPDFGNFRCLTHLDLSFNRLSTLPSCILHLPSLRVLLVSHNSLVTLPEDFGCLSKLTFFSAMKNQLKDLPQSIGELSMLQDLDLSENALELLPEEVGNLHNCTELDLSGNRLLSIPDSLANLKSLRRLHLHSNLLVTVPASLASLPNLSRLDLQNNCLRAIPAEIQTLPFVHVRGNPLGETEPSPQADKSSTRRLKKLILASGEGSFTVTSEGRRVVLACGIHFYFPPGATSDPLRICFRSLMPDPQWVKLRHHDVLLSRVLELQPHGVQFQQEVQISMPCISPQTPHQHEVVVRTFSGQSWSDLKTRVKRKRKSKKCVAHCCVLHFSWFLVVSRLVQNECKVPSEGTLLFSSVDPNIKVIFPPGVTKEPRSVKLQVLPVSAEEIQEITANAGCKASPLLYLSQDSTVDFLKPVRIQLPLPPGVTGLNLDRSRLHILHGDLEGQTWNDITSDVVLEFTHLYAVFEVTHFSWYWLWYTTKTYIGGIAKKVYERLRLYQVNFIALQRKKDPEQVLLQCVPKHKVDPVLKKLQNRYRGPEPSDMVEMFEGEQFFAAFERGISIDMDRPDCVDGRLSFIFYSHLKNMKEIYVTSPVDRKGQAVKGQVSFYRGAVPDSIPEDASRRRKGPDSLWLATLPIKLPQLKPRWDENPCPLRGFSFPPLNLGNAETGYLTQANLLNIARRVGADWQSIGLNLGLTYQQIERIGYNNREDLNKQILDMLFSWAQQNSEDPDCVSKLITAMKESGRQDIADEIEAIIELGRKKYSESIRRVGLEQESSTEDSAIAMM; the protein is encoded by the exons ATGCAGAagatggcagagctgctggggctcagggaTGAGTGCAGGGAGGGGACTTCAGGGACTGCCCTCGTTGGCTCCTGCCTTGCAGACAACAGACTGAACCTGGATGTTTATCCTGACGGCTGTCACCGTTTCCTCCAGCTGTTCAAGAAGCAACAGGGAGAGGTGGTCCAGGTTGAGTTCCTCCGGCTCAGCAGCAACGATTGCCTCCTTGACACCACACTGGGCAGCCTTCCTCATCTGAAGCACCTGAAATCCCTGGTGCTTAAAG GTGGCCATGCTAGGGATGAGTTTGGTTCTTATCAGCGTGGCTCCTTGACAAACTTGCCACCAGACTTTGGGAACTTCAGGTGTCTCACCCACTTGGATCTCAGCTTCAACAGACTCTCCACCTTGCCAAGCTGCATTCTCCACCTTCCCAGCCTCCGTGTGCTCCTGGTGAGCCACAACAGTCTGGTGACACTTCCTGAGGACTTTGGCTGTCTGAGCAAACTGACTTTCTTCTCAGCAATGAAAAATCAGCTAAAAGACTTACCTCAGAGCATTGGGGAGCTGTCAATGCTGCAGGATCTGGATCTCTCAGAAAATGCTTTGGAATTGCTCCCTGAAGAAGTTGGGAATCTGCACAACTGCACAGAACTGGATCTCTCTGGGAATCGCTTACTGAGCATCCCAGACTCCCTAG CCAATTTGAAGTCTCTGCGTCGGCTGCATCTCCACAGCAATCTCCTGGTGACGGTCCCTGCCTCGCTTGCCAGCCTGCCCAACTTGTCCAGACTTGATCTGCAGAACAACTGCCTCCGTGCCATCCCTGCTGAGATCCAGACCTTGCCATTTGTGCACGTCCGAGGCAATCCcttgggagaaactgaaccatCCCCGCAGGCTG ATAAATCCAGTACCAGAAGGCTAAAAAAACTCATCCTTGCATCAGGAGAGGGCAG CTTTACTGTCACCTCTGAAGGCCGCAGAGTGGTCCTGGCCTGTGGCATCCATTTCTACTTTCCGCCGGGGGCCACCTCTGATCCTCTGCGGATCTGCTTCCGATCCCTCATGCCGGATCCTCAGTGGGTAAAGCTTAGACACCACGATGTCCTGCTGAGTCGagtcctggagctgcagcctcatGGGGTCCAATTCCAGCAG GAGGTACAGATCTCTATGCCATGTATCTCACCTCAAACACCTCACCAGCATGAGGTGGTAGTTCGGACCTTCagtgggcagagctggagtgATCTGAAAACAAGAGTGAAGCGGAAGAGAAAATCAAAG AAGTGTGTGGCTCACTGTTGTGTCCTTCACTTCTCTTGGTTCCTTGTCGTGTCTCGACTTGTGCAAAATGAATGCAAAGTGCCATCCGAGGGGACATTGCTCTTTTCCAGTGTGGATCCAAACATCAAAGTGATCTTTCCTCCTGGAGTCACCAAAGAGCCTCGTAGTGTCAAGCTGCAG GTGCTGCCAGTCTCTGCAGAAGAGATACAGGAAATCACAGCCAATGCAGGGTGCAAAGCCAGTCCCCTGCTCTACCTCTCCCAGGACTCCACAGTGGATTTTCTCAAGCCAGTGAGAATTCAGCTGCCTCTTCCACCTGGGGTCACAG GGCTAAATTTGGATCGGTCAAGACTGCATATTCTCCATGGTGACCTGGAGGGCCAAACCTGGAATGATATTACCAGTGATGTGGTGCTGGAATTCACCCATCTTTATGCCGTGTTTGAAGTCACTCACTTCTCCTG GTACTGGCTGTGGTACACCACCAAGACCTACATTGGAGGCATTGCCAAGAAAGTCTATGAGCGGCTGCGTCTGTACCAGGTGAACTTCATTGCACTGCAGAGGAAGAAGGATCCTGAGCAAGTCCTGCTACAGTGTGTCCCCAAGCACAAG GTTGATCCAGTGCTGAAGAAGCTGCAGAACCGCTATCGAGGACCTGAGCCATCCGACATGGTGGAAATGTTTGAGGGAGAGCAGTTTTTTGCAGCTTTTGAGCGAGGCATCAGCATTGATATGG ATCGCCCTGACTGCGTGGATGGACgtctctcatttattttttactccCACTTGAAGAACATGAAGGAAATCTATGTGACCTCCCCTGTGGACAGAAAAGGCCAAGCTGTAAAAGGCCAG GTCTCTTTCTACCGAGGGGCAGTTCCTGACAGCATCCCTGAAGATGCcagcaggaggagaaaaggtCCAGACTCCCTCTGGCTTGCTACTCTGCCTATCAAACTGCCT CAACTGAAACCCCGCTGGGATGAGAACCCCTGTCCCCTGCGtggcttctccttccctcccttgaaCCTGGGCAATGCTGAGACTGGGTACCTGACACAGGCAAACCTGCTGAACATTGCCAGGCGCGTGGGAGCTGACTGGCAGAGCATCGGCCTCAACCTGGGCCTGACCTACCAGCAGATTGAGCGCATAGGATACAATAACAG AGAGGACCTCAATAAGCAGATCCTGGACATGCTTTTCTCGTGGGCTCAGCAGAACTCAGAGGATCCTGACTGTGTGAGCAAGCTGATTACAGCCATGAAGGAGAGTGGCCGCCAGGACATTGCTGATGAGATTGAAGCCATCATTGAACTGGGGCGGAAGAAATACAGTGAGTCCATCCGCCGGGtgggcctggagcaggagagcagcactgaGGACTCTGCAATAGCTATGATGTAG